One genomic window of Candidatus Methanomethylicota archaeon includes the following:
- a CDS encoding winged helix-turn-helix domain-containing protein has translation MSDQLNIEDMKILSEETRIKIIKLLYDKGELGLNEISEQIKKAKSTTSEHLKILLENEFIVRIQTERGYRYKLAEKGVKAVKMLYEGEEIKLQKKPAGVNIQIILRQRIPWIRSAIPAITGATMIILSGIPHVIIALSILNGALLGIMKSKFKDIVMGGVIFSFITSIISVGKIGVIAMPITLALSIIIYICVGGLTWAIIKLVIKHG, from the coding sequence GTGAGTGATCAATTAAACATTGAAGACATGAAGATCCTCAGTGAAGAAACGAGGATAAAGATAATCAAACTACTATACGATAAGGGGGAACTTGGATTAAATGAAATATCGGAACAAATAAAGAAGGCGAAGTCAACAACATCAGAACATTTGAAAATACTGTTGGAAAATGAATTTATAGTGAGGATACAGACTGAGAGGGGATACAGATATAAATTAGCTGAAAAGGGGGTAAAAGCTGTAAAGATGCTATATGAAGGTGAAGAAATAAAACTTCAAAAGAAGCCAGCTGGAGTAAACATCCAAATAATATTGAGACAAAGAATCCCATGGATCCGATCTGCAATACCAGCAATCACTGGAGCAACGATGATTATACTCAGCGGAATACCACACGTAATCATAGCGCTATCAATATTAAATGGGGCTCTCCTCGGAATAATGAAATCAAAATTCAAAGATATAGTGATGGGAGGAGTAATATTCTCATTTATAACATCAATAATATCAGTAGGAAAAATAGGTGTAATTGCAATGCCAATAACATTGGCATTATCAATAATAATATATATTTGTGTGGGAGGATTAACATGGGCAATAATCAAACTGGTGATTAAACATGGTTAA
- a CDS encoding ATP/GTP-binding protein, whose amino-acid sequence MDTIMLIGTAGSGKSSLTYTLSRWLEENDKSTGILNLDPGVRWLPYSPDIDIRDYINLDQIMMHYELGPNGALIAAVDMMINYIKDIREEIKSLDCEYLLIDTPGQMELFAFRRVGPQVISKISEENMIILFLIDAMFTQKPSDFASALLLATSVQYRFLKPQINIISKSDLLSQNLKEKIEEWIEDPETLKMEIISSEDTLQSEISQRIVDVISEEMFAEIVFTSSITGEGGDALLGRIERILGKTIIE is encoded by the coding sequence ATGGACACGATAATGCTTATTGGAACAGCTGGATCAGGTAAAAGCAGTTTAACATACACACTATCAAGATGGCTTGAGGAAAACGATAAATCCACTGGAATATTAAACTTGGATCCAGGGGTTAGATGGCTACCATACTCTCCAGACATAGATATAAGAGATTACATAAACCTAGACCAAATAATGATGCACTATGAACTTGGACCAAACGGAGCATTAATAGCAGCTGTAGACATGATGATAAACTACATAAAAGACATAAGAGAGGAAATAAAAAGCCTAGATTGCGAATACCTATTAATAGATACACCAGGACAAATGGAGCTCTTCGCTTTCAGAAGGGTTGGACCACAAGTAATCTCAAAGATATCAGAGGAAAACATGATAATACTATTCCTAATAGATGCAATGTTCACACAAAAACCAAGCGATTTCGCATCAGCACTACTACTCGCAACATCAGTGCAATATAGGTTCCTAAAACCACAAATAAACATTATATCAAAATCAGACCTACTAAGCCAAAACTTAAAGGAGAAAATAGAGGAATGGATAGAAGACCCTGAAACCTTAAAAATGGAAATAATATCCAGCGAAGACACCTTGCAAAGCGAGATAAGTCAAAGAATCGTAGATGTGATAAGTGAAGAAATGTTTGCGGAAATAGTATTCACATCATCAATAACAGGCGAGGGGGGAGATGCACTCCTAGGAAGAATAGAGAGAATACTGGGGAAAACGATAATAGAATGA
- a CDS encoding acetate--CoA ligase family protein, with protein sequence MDAAKIIENALREGRKYLMEHEAKSICQQYGMSVTRFKVAKDLNEALKYAEEIGYPVVFKIVSPDIIHKSDVGGVIVNIKNEEEAKNAYKKIMENVAKNKPNAKIIGILVQEMAPAGLEVIVGAIKDPQFGHTIMFGLGGIFVEILKDVTFRIAPLTMEDAMEMIREIKGYPLLKGYRGQPPADENAIIDTIMKTSKLLTDLPQISQLDLNPIFVYEKGAKIVDARIILE encoded by the coding sequence ATGGATGCAGCGAAGATAATTGAAAACGCATTAAGGGAAGGGAGAAAGTATTTAATGGAACATGAAGCAAAAAGCATATGCCAACAATATGGAATGAGCGTAACTAGATTCAAGGTGGCAAAAGACCTTAATGAAGCACTAAAATACGCTGAAGAAATAGGGTATCCAGTGGTCTTTAAAATAGTTTCACCAGATATAATACATAAAAGTGATGTGGGAGGGGTAATAGTAAACATAAAGAATGAAGAAGAAGCAAAAAATGCATATAAAAAGATCATGGAGAATGTGGCAAAAAACAAGCCAAATGCAAAAATAATAGGCATACTTGTACAGGAAATGGCCCCAGCAGGATTAGAGGTAATAGTGGGTGCAATAAAAGACCCACAATTTGGACATACAATAATGTTTGGACTTGGTGGAATATTTGTTGAAATATTGAAAGATGTAACCTTCAGAATAGCCCCACTAACCATGGAAGACGCCATGGAAATGATAAGAGAAATTAAGGGATACCCACTACTAAAGGGTTATAGAGGACAACCTCCAGCCGATGAAAATGCAATAATAGATACAATAATGAAAACATCAAAACTACTAACAGACCTCCCACAAATAAGCCAATTAGACCTAAACCCAATATTCGTATACGAGAAAGGGGCAAAAATAGTGGATGCGAGGATAATACTAGAATGA
- a CDS encoding competence damage-inducible protein A has product MVDNSVVEIISIGEELLIGKIVNTNAQWIAKRLTDMGWRVRRITTIGDDVNEIISAIREAINRGTKVIITTGGLGPTFDDKTIEAISKATNRILKLDENVLREIEGKLKRRGRTLSEPAKKMAYIPEGSKIINNLIGTAPGIILEYEGATIIALPGVPSEMEDMFEREVIKILGFKHKFHEKELTIYNVPEAELAPTIIELMKEIPDIYIKSHPKTELGDKITLKLHIYSQKYEDNDWNKVIEKVKEKIREKHNYCEIKEI; this is encoded by the coding sequence ATGGTGGATAACTCGGTAGTGGAGATAATAAGTATAGGGGAGGAGCTTCTGATAGGTAAAATAGTGAATACCAATGCACAATGGATTGCTAAGAGATTAACTGATATGGGATGGAGGGTTAGAAGAATAACCACCATTGGCGATGATGTGAATGAGATAATCTCAGCAATAAGGGAAGCCATAAATAGAGGGACCAAAGTTATAATAACCACAGGCGGATTGGGACCAACATTCGATGATAAGACAATAGAAGCCATATCAAAAGCTACAAACAGGATATTAAAGCTAGATGAAAATGTGTTGAGGGAGATAGAAGGAAAGCTTAAGAGGAGGGGGAGAACCCTAAGCGAACCAGCAAAGAAGATGGCATACATACCAGAGGGAAGCAAGATAATAAACAATTTAATTGGAACAGCCCCAGGGATAATTCTTGAATATGAGGGGGCAACAATAATAGCCCTACCAGGAGTTCCAAGCGAAATGGAAGATATGTTTGAAAGGGAAGTTATAAAGATACTGGGGTTCAAACATAAATTTCATGAAAAGGAACTAACAATATATAACGTTCCTGAAGCCGAACTTGCACCCACAATAATAGAATTGATGAAGGAGATACCGGACATATACATAAAATCACATCCAAAAACGGAGCTCGGCGATAAAATAACACTAAAACTACACATATACAGCCAAAAGTATGAAGATAATGATTGGAATAAAGTTATAGAGAAGGTTAAGGAGAAGATACGGGAAAAACATAATTACTGCGAAATAAAGGAAATATAA